In the genome of Xenopus laevis strain J_2021 chromosome 1S, Xenopus_laevis_v10.1, whole genome shotgun sequence, one region contains:
- the mfsd14bl.S gene encoding hippocampus abundant transcript 1 protein: MSQKKEPSGIMLVKRILMKDGGTHQGIGRPSVYHAVVVIFLEFFAWGLLTTPMLVVLHKTFPQHTFLMNGLIQGVKGFLSFMCAPLIGALSDVYGRKSFLLLTVFFTCFPIPLMSISPWWYFAMISVSGAFSVTFSVIFAYVADITQEHERSTAYGLVSATFAASLVTSPAIGAFISEYYGDNLVVLLATVVALLDICFILLAVPESLHEKIKPTTWGAPFSWEQADPFASLKKIGKDTTVLLICITVFLSYLPEAGQYSSFFLYLRQIIGFNPGSIAAFIAVVGILSIVAQTVLLSILMRSIGNKNTVLLGLGFQMFQLAWYGFGSQPWMMWAAGAVAAMSSITFPAVSALISRNAEPDQQGVAQGMVTGIRGLCNGLGPALYGFVFFLFHVELSGIVPVPSTDKTTAKDPIDAIDATAVIPGPPFLFGACAVFLAFLVALFIPEHGSHSSKTNIGEKHSSIVSSTQSNNPGRGSDEDIEPLLQDSSV; the protein is encoded by the exons CACCAAGGCATTGGAAGACCAAGTGTATATCATGCTGTGGTAGTTATCTTCTTGGAGTTTTTTGCCTGGGGCTTGTTGACAACACCCATGCTAGTT GTGTTACATAAAACCTTCCCTCAGCATACGTTTTTAATGAATGGACTAATTCAAGGAGTAAAG ggCTTCTTATCATTTATGTGTGCTCCTCTAATAGGTGCTTTATCAGATGTTTATGGAAGAAAGTCTTTCCTTCTGCTGACTGTTTTCTTCACCTGCTTCCCAATCCCCTTAATGAGCATAAGTCCTTG GTGGTATTTTGCTATGATCTCTGTATCTGGTGCATTCTCTGTTACTTTCTCTGTAATTTTCGCCTATGTAGCAGACATCACTCAAGAGCATGAAAGGAGCACTGCATATGGCCTG GTATCTGCTACCTTTGCAGCAAGTTTAGTAACCAGTCCAGCAATTGGGGCTTTCATCTCTGAATATTACGGTGACAACCTTGTGGTCCTTTTAGCCACTGTCGTGGCCCTCTTAGATATCTGTTTCATCTTGTTAGCTGTGCCAGAATCTCTACATGAGAAAATAAAACCAACAACTTGGGGAGCGCCTTTCTCGTGGGAACAAGCTGACCCATTTGCT tctctgaaaaaaattggaaaagacACTACAGTTCTTCTAATTTGTATAACCGTGTTCTTGTCTTACTTGCCAGAAGCAGGGCAGTATTCCAGCTTTTTTCTCTATCTGAGGCAG ATCATAGGCTTCAATCCAGGTAGTATTGCAGCATTCATTGCAGTTGTGGGAATTCTCTCCATTGTAGCccag ACTGTACTGCTGAGTATACTAATGCGGTCAATTGGAAATAAGAATACTGTACTCCTTGGCCTAGGTTTTCAAATGTTCCAGTTGGCCTGGTATGGATTTGGTTCACAACCATG GATGATGTGGGCTGCTGGAGCTGTTGCAGCAATGTCAAGTATCACATTCCCTGCAGTGAGTGCCCTCATTTCACGTAATGCGGAACCAGATCAACAAG GTGTTGCTCAAGGCATGGTAACCGGTATTCGAGGACTATGCAACGGTCTGGGTCCAGCGCTGTATGGGTTTGTCTTTTTCCTCTTTCACGTTGAGCTTAGTGGAATAGTACCAGTGCCTAGTACAGACAAAACCACTGCAAAGGATCCAATTGATGCAATTGATGCT ACTGCGGTTATCCCTGGTCCCCCATTCTTGTTTGGTGCGTGTGCTGTTTTTCTCGCCTTCTTGGTTGCCTTATTCATACCTGAACACGGCAGCCATTCATCCAAAACTAATATTGGAGAGAAGCACAGTAGCATAGTTAGCAGTACTCAAAGTAATAATCCCGGTCGTGGGAGTGATGAGGATATAGAACCCCTGTTGCAGGACAGCAGTGTGTGA